In Bos taurus isolate L1 Dominette 01449 registration number 42190680 breed Hereford chromosome 9, ARS-UCD2.0, whole genome shotgun sequence, a single genomic region encodes these proteins:
- the CLDN20 gene encoding claudin-20 has product MATAGVQLLAFALALSGVSGVLAATLLPNWKVNMDAGSNIITTIERLEGLWMDCMWYSTGMFSCTLKYSVLALPSHEQAARAAMILACILSAVGICTSTVGMECTRLGGDLETKRHACFAGGVCFLSAGTSGLIPTVWYTKEIIANFLDLTVPQSNKHEPGGAVYLGIISAVLLVISGMIFCTSCLKKNSGALLHPCKQPPVSTAQPEDSSAYSLKDCVKNCVMHVEFLGACCDFCL; this is encoded by the coding sequence ATGGCCACAGCGGGTGTCCAGCTCCTGGCTTTCGCCCTGGCCTTATCTGGGGTCTCTGGAGTCCTCGCGGCCACGCTGCTACCCAACTGGAAGGTGAACATGGATGCGGGCTCCAACATCATCACGACCATCGAGCGGCTGGAAGGGCTGTGGATGGACTGCATGTGGTACAGCACCGGGATGTTCAGCTGCACTCTGAAGTACTCCGTCCTGGCCCTCCCCAGCCACGAGCAGGCCGCGAGGGCCGCCATGATCCTGGCCTGCATCCTGTCTGCAGTGGGGATCTGCACTTCCACAGTGGGGATGGAGTGCACTCGCTTAGGAGGGGACCTGGAAACCAAGAGGCATGCCTGTTTTGCTGGAGGAGTTTGTTTCCTGTCTGCAGGGACCTCTGGTTTAATACCAACTGTGTGGTACACAAAGGAGATCATAGCAAACTTTCTGGACTTGACGGTTCCACAAAGCAACAAACATGAGCCTGGAGGAGCTGTCTACCTTGGAATCATTTCGGCCGTGCTGCTGGTGATCTCCGGCATGATCTTCTGCACATCCTGTCTGAAGAAGAATTCGGGAGCTTTGCTCCACCCATGCAAGCAGCCGCCCGTCTCCACCGCACAGCCAGAGGACAGTTCGGCATACAGCCTGAAGGACTGTGTGAAGAACTGTGTGATGCACGTGGAATTTTTAGGTGCCTGCTGTGACTTTTGTCTTTAA